From a region of the Etheostoma cragini isolate CJK2018 chromosome 20, CSU_Ecrag_1.0, whole genome shotgun sequence genome:
- the disp2 gene encoding protein dispatched homolog 2 isoform X1, whose translation MEACSIIGESTDAIVMDESPTDEMEIQEAYQSEIPAVSLCPPDSECSAEAQLTAIQSEGELCDSCSSLGRPSSSCQLYHQVPQGPQAGTYGSPQSRKCPHCNHYGPIKPKTCSDCHSNTISPHAKGCAAVKGGHTRSSAHQTSHHDDVRCHWLRGSNESRTQKPTQRHVVTVRDGGLYCILRNYSQVIVDYPLAVLVCCAVLLLGCSLAGLFIGPLPDFSDPLLGFEPRGTYIGDRQSSLSVLQENTGPGRKLSPLPQQLSKSFGGAVSGDGIGSQDTSKLRIKRMLARDSSPDTFLCDAPGERSAQLVFRSENSASLWSLKAVHAMCEMEQSRIRSQAQFQDLCQQHVRGEAEGTSRSGCCPSWSLGNYLAVLTNASCCLSLTSHQVSESLKLLRKCAPYYHEGHLVEACVKKPKHGGCSSVPSRCKQSPVVFQILHFLVDKDFLGPQTVQYQIPTLKYSLLFLPVDKGEHMMEMYMNSLEGRDLTFNNTTITGMDFGIKQKLFKYYLARDSIYPVLAVVSLLFTMALYLHSLFIVALSVIAITGSLLTSYFIYKVAFHLTFFPLVNLSAALILLGSCSNQVFIFADFWNLQLSQNPSASLEKRVNRALQEVGYLILASGLTSSAAFFSGYFSSITAIRCFSVYLGTASFISSILALVWLPCSFILRERYTEASCASKAVQGWKPCCSKNAGGFWDTSSRKRCLFTLGQKLRELKRGLSDTSNLLFLKILPCGVVKFRYIWVCWFAVLAGGGIYMSCIDPGMKLPTLDSRIAQLFRSSHPFERYDAEYCHMFMFERQRNGEDKPVTMRLVWGVKPIDNGDHFNPKSNGSLVLDPGFNMSQPDAQVWLRDLCGRVQNQSFYSPPSPEDKEDMTENICLVEQLIQWVSVRRCSEIDDSLHFCCNDIPFPYTPSIFENCLSMMLVERYAEGHLAHSGGLYFQPDGRVAALVLAFKTTYLHSFNYSRANLFYREILTWFNREISGAPQGLENGWFVSHLSLFDLQQALSSETLVVAGFSVAHTFALLLLTTWNIPLSIYGTVAVGGSVFVTIGLLVLLEWQLSGIEALFISSAAGLSVDFIANYCISYSLAPHSDKIGKVAHSTKRMGCPVAIVSGAFFSMGIIMLPATVLLFRKLGIFLFLVKCVACGFATFFFQSLCCFFGPQKNCGKITLPCVSDHNDGVLPSSSAAEPDSSAANGAFSRSRVRRSYDKEAGGYLYPDQQRQQRQKPTGAGGGGVRGPEQYELQPLAYRLSDSFENSTCTSKLSNRPSVLSDEIEYSRKDMSRSIMDGDSAEMCIHQHTTCQPPPALQTSSPYKENTLRPVGVSQENIAKDKLLCKTCRGQSGGVKHWSNTSFSSSSSMEDTIISHTLETIDQPSLCKADQTTEESLHHHHHSNTGHLSSQSQSFSEGPEGSSETCLSDIEQGPSNTQQNGEGLQLQPGHLNGKRDTLRLSLKESVYETTNKGRTSQSEEVVILPNSKPDLPDVWIKRDGQREDTC comes from the exons ATGGAGGCTTGCTCGATTATAGGAGAAAGCACGGATGCGATAGTGATGGATGAATCCCCCACGGATGAAATGGAAATTCAGGAGGCTTACCAAAG CGAGATCCCGGCAGTGTCTCTGTGCCCTCCTGACAGCGAGTGCTCAGCTGAAGCCCAGTTGACAGCCATCCAGTCTGAAGGGGAGCTGTGTGACAGCTGCAGCAGCCTCGGCAGACCCTCTTCCTCCTGCCAGCTTTATCACCAA gtCCCCCAGGGTCCTCAAGCTGGGACCTATGGATCGCCACAGAGCCGAAAATGTCCCCACTGCAACCATTACGGTCCAATTAAACCAAAGACATGCAGCGACTGTCATTCAAACACAATCAGTCCTCATGCGAAAGGATGTGCAGCAGTGAAAGGGGGACACACTCGTAGTTCTGCCCATCAGACGTCTCACCATGATGACGTGAGATGTCATTGGCTGCGTGGGTCAAATGAAAGCCGAACACAGAAACCCACGCAGCGACATGTGGTGACAGTAAG GGATGGGGGACTATACTGCATCCTTAGAAA TTATTCCCAGGTGATAGTGGACTACCCGTTAGCAGTGTTGGTGTGTTGTGCCGTGCTGTTGCTGGGATGCTCGCTGGCCGGACTCTTCATTGGTCCACTGCCAGACTTCTCTGACCCGCTGCTA GGCTTTGAGCCACGGGGAACATACATCGGAGATCGCCAGTCAAGCTTGTCTGTGCTGCAGGAGAACACTGGTCCGGGGAGAAAGCTGTCTCCTTTACCACAGCAGCTCAGTAAAAG TTTTGGGGGGGCTGTCAGTGGAGACGGCATTGGCAGCCAGGACACCTCCAAGCTTCGCATCAAGAGGATGCTGGCTAGAGACTCATCTCCAGACACGTTCCTCTGTGATGCTCCAG GCGAGCGTTCGGCTCAGCTTGTGTTTCGATCAGAAAACTCAGCCAGTCTGTGGAGTCTGAAGGCCGTCCACGCCATGTGTGAGATGGAGCAATCACGG ATTCGCTCCCAGGCTCAGTTCCAGGACTTGTGCCAGCAGCATGTGAGGGGAGAGGCAGAGGGAACGTCTAGAAGCGGCTGTTGTCCGAGCTGGTCTCTGGGGAATTACTTGGCAGTGCTCACTAACGCCTCCTGCTGCCTCAGCCTCACCTCGCACCAG GTGTCTGAGTCCCTGAAACTTCTCCGGAAATGTGCCCCGTATTATCACGAAGGACATCTGGTGGAAGCGTGCGTCAAGAAACCCAAACATGGCGGCTGCTCCTCTGTGCCGTCCCGCTGTAAACAATCCCCTGTGGTGTTCCAAATCCTGCACTTTTTGGTTGATAAAGACTTTCTCGGCCCGCAGACTGTCCAGTACCAAATCCCTACGCTGAAGTACAGCCTTCTGTTCTTACCCGTCGACAAAGGAGAACACATGATGGAGATGTACATGAACAGTCTTGAGGGCAGGGATCTGACGTTCAACAACACCACTATCACTGGCATGGACTTTGGCATCAAGCAGAAGCTTTTCAAGTATTACCTGGCAAGAGATTCAATCTACCCCGTGCTAGCTGTTGTGTCTCTTCTTTTCACTATGGCTCTTTATCTCCACTCTCTCTTTATAGTAGCGTTATCTGTAATAGCAATCACAGGCTCCCTCCTGACCTCCTATTTCATCTATAAAGTAGCATTTCACCTGACATTCTTTCCCCTGGTTAACCTCTCTGCAGCTCTTATTCTCTTGGGAAGCTGCTCCAATCAGGTTTTCATCTTTGCTGATTTCTGGAATCTGCAGCTATCCCAGAACCCCTCCGCATCCCTGGAGAAGAGAGTAAACAGAGCTTTGCAGGAAGTCGGCTATTTGATTTTAGCGTCGGGGTTGACCTCCAGCGCAGCATTTTTCTCTGGTTATTTCAGCAGCATCACAGCAATCAGATGTTTCTCTGTTTATCTGGGAACTGCCTCGTTTATAAGCTCAATCTTGGCGTTGGTTTGGCTGCCGTGCTCTTTCATTCTGCGCGAGCGCTACACAGAAGCGTCCTGTGCATCCAAAGCAGTGCAGGGATGGAAACCGTGCTGCTCCAAAAATGCCGGAGGGTTCTGGGATACGAGCTCACGCAAGAGATGCCTCTTTACTCTCGGGCAAAAGCTGAGAGAATTAAAAAGAGGCCTCAGCGACACTTCCAATTTGTTATTTCTGAAAATCCTGCCTTGTGGAGTGGTGAAGTTCAGGTACATCTGGGTGTGCTGGTTTGCAGTGCTGGCTGGTGGGGGCATATACATGTCCTGCATTGACCCGGGCATGAAGCTGCCCACCTTAGACAGCAGGATCGCCCAGCTTTTCCGCTCCAGTCACCCGTTTGAAAGATACGACGCAGAGTATTGTCACATGTTTATgtttgagagacagagaaatggagaagaTAAACCGGTTACGATGAGGCTCGTTTGGGGTGTCAAACCAATTGATAATGGGGATCACTTTAACCCGAAGAGCAATGGCTCTTTGGTTCTTGACCCAGGCTTTAACATGAGCCAGCCAGATGCTCAGGTTTGGTTGAGGGACTTATGTGGACGGGTTCAGAACCAAAGTTTTTATTCCCCTCCTTCACCTGAGGATAAAGaggatatgacagaaaatatctGTCTAGTGGAGCAGCTGATACAGTGGGTCTCTGTCAGACGGTGCTCAGAGATTGATGACTCCCTCCATTTTTGTTGCAATGACATCCCTTTCCCCTATACACCCAGCATTTTTGAGAACTGCCTCAGTATGATGCTGGTGGAGAGGTATGCTGAGGGCCATCTGGCCCACAGCGGAGGCCTGTACTTCCAGCCAGATGGCAGGGTCGCTGCCCTCGTGTTGGCGTTCAAAACCACATACCTCCACAGCTTCAACTACAGCAGAGCCAATCTTTTCTACAGAGAAATACTTACATGGTTTAACAGAGAAATATCAGGAGCTCCACAAGGTCTGGAGAATGGCTGGTTCGTCAGTCATCTGTCTCTTTTTGATCTACAACAGGCTTTAAGTTCCGAGACTCTAGTAGTTGCAGGCTTCTCGGTAGCTCATACGTTTGCTTTACTTCTTTTAACCACCTGGAATATTCCACTGAGCATTTATGGGACTGTAGCTGTAGGAggaagtgtttttgtcactattgGCCTCCTTGTTCTTCTTGAATGGCAGCTTAGTGGAATCGAGGCCCTGTTTATATCATCAGCTGCAGGGCTGTCTGTTGACTTTATTGCCAACTACTGCATTTCTTACAGCTTGGCTCCTCATTCCGACAAAATTGGGAAAGTAGCACACTCCACTAAAAGGATGGGATGTCCTGTAGCAATAGTTTCTGGTGCCTTTTTCTCCATGGGGATCATCATGTTGCCTGCCACAGTCTTGCTGTTCAGAAAACTGGggattttcctctttttggtTAAATGTGTAGCGTGTGGATTTGCAACCTTCTTTTTCCAGTCTCTATGCTGCTTTTTTGGACCCCAGAAAAACTGCGGAAAGATCACGCTCCCATGTGTTTCAGATCACAATGATGGCGTGCTGCCTTCTAGCTCGGCAGCAGAGCCCGATTCCTCGGCTGCTAACGGTGCATTTAGCCGATCTAGAGTGAGGAGGAGTTATGACAAAGAAGCAGGTGGCTATCTCTACCCGGACCAACAACgtcagcagagacagaaaccGACTGGAGCTGGGGGAGGTGGTGTTCGAGGGCCGGAGCAGTATGAGCTGCAGCCATTGGCCTATCGACTGAGCGACAGCTTTGAAAACAGCACCTGCACCAGTAAGCTGTCCAACCGGCCGTCTGTGCTCTCTGATGAGATCGAGTACAGCAGGAAAGACATGAGCAGAAGTATTATGGATGGGGACAGTGCGGAGATGTGCATTCATCAACATACGACCTGCCAACCACCTCCAGCTCTCCAGACTTCGTCTCCATACAAAGAAAACACCCTGCGGCCGGTAGGCGTGTCACAAGAGAACATAGCAAAGGACAAGCTGCTGTGTAAAACATGCAGAGGTCAGTCTGGAGGGGTGAAGCACTGGAGCAATACATCCTTTTCCTCATCTTCCAGCATGGAGGACACCATCATAAGCCACACACTGGAGACCATTGACCAGCCATCTCTCTGCAAAGCAGACCAAACCACAGAGGAGAGCCTCCATCACCACCATCACTCCAACACAGGGCACCTCTCCTCCCAGTCTCAGAGCTTCAGCGAGGGTCCGGAGGGCTCCAGTGAAACATGTTTGAGTGACATTGAACAAGGACCGTCTAATACGCAGCAAAATGGAGAAGGGCTTCAGTTACAACCAGGACATCTGAACGGGAAGAGAGACACACTTCGTCTTTCACTGAAAGAAAGCGTTTATGAGACTACTAACAAGGGCCGCACCAGTCAGAGTGAAGAAGTTGTCATCTTACCCAACAGCAAGCCAGACCTGCCAGACGTTTGGATAAAGAGAGATGGACAACGGGAGGATACATGTTGA
- the disp2 gene encoding protein dispatched homolog 2 isoform X2, which produces MEACSIIGESTDAIVMDESPTDEMEIQEAYQSEIPAVSLCPPDSECSAEAQLTAIQSEGELCDSCSSLGRPSSSCQLYHQVPQGPQAGTYGSPQSRKCPHCNHYGPIKPKTCSDCHSNTISPHAKGCAAVKGGHTRSSAHQTSHHDDVRCHWLRGSNESRTQKPTQRHVVTVSYSQVIVDYPLAVLVCCAVLLLGCSLAGLFIGPLPDFSDPLLGFEPRGTYIGDRQSSLSVLQENTGPGRKLSPLPQQLSKSFGGAVSGDGIGSQDTSKLRIKRMLARDSSPDTFLCDAPGERSAQLVFRSENSASLWSLKAVHAMCEMEQSRIRSQAQFQDLCQQHVRGEAEGTSRSGCCPSWSLGNYLAVLTNASCCLSLTSHQVSESLKLLRKCAPYYHEGHLVEACVKKPKHGGCSSVPSRCKQSPVVFQILHFLVDKDFLGPQTVQYQIPTLKYSLLFLPVDKGEHMMEMYMNSLEGRDLTFNNTTITGMDFGIKQKLFKYYLARDSIYPVLAVVSLLFTMALYLHSLFIVALSVIAITGSLLTSYFIYKVAFHLTFFPLVNLSAALILLGSCSNQVFIFADFWNLQLSQNPSASLEKRVNRALQEVGYLILASGLTSSAAFFSGYFSSITAIRCFSVYLGTASFISSILALVWLPCSFILRERYTEASCASKAVQGWKPCCSKNAGGFWDTSSRKRCLFTLGQKLRELKRGLSDTSNLLFLKILPCGVVKFRYIWVCWFAVLAGGGIYMSCIDPGMKLPTLDSRIAQLFRSSHPFERYDAEYCHMFMFERQRNGEDKPVTMRLVWGVKPIDNGDHFNPKSNGSLVLDPGFNMSQPDAQVWLRDLCGRVQNQSFYSPPSPEDKEDMTENICLVEQLIQWVSVRRCSEIDDSLHFCCNDIPFPYTPSIFENCLSMMLVERYAEGHLAHSGGLYFQPDGRVAALVLAFKTTYLHSFNYSRANLFYREILTWFNREISGAPQGLENGWFVSHLSLFDLQQALSSETLVVAGFSVAHTFALLLLTTWNIPLSIYGTVAVGGSVFVTIGLLVLLEWQLSGIEALFISSAAGLSVDFIANYCISYSLAPHSDKIGKVAHSTKRMGCPVAIVSGAFFSMGIIMLPATVLLFRKLGIFLFLVKCVACGFATFFFQSLCCFFGPQKNCGKITLPCVSDHNDGVLPSSSAAEPDSSAANGAFSRSRVRRSYDKEAGGYLYPDQQRQQRQKPTGAGGGGVRGPEQYELQPLAYRLSDSFENSTCTSKLSNRPSVLSDEIEYSRKDMSRSIMDGDSAEMCIHQHTTCQPPPALQTSSPYKENTLRPVGVSQENIAKDKLLCKTCRGQSGGVKHWSNTSFSSSSSMEDTIISHTLETIDQPSLCKADQTTEESLHHHHHSNTGHLSSQSQSFSEGPEGSSETCLSDIEQGPSNTQQNGEGLQLQPGHLNGKRDTLRLSLKESVYETTNKGRTSQSEEVVILPNSKPDLPDVWIKRDGQREDTC; this is translated from the exons ATGGAGGCTTGCTCGATTATAGGAGAAAGCACGGATGCGATAGTGATGGATGAATCCCCCACGGATGAAATGGAAATTCAGGAGGCTTACCAAAG CGAGATCCCGGCAGTGTCTCTGTGCCCTCCTGACAGCGAGTGCTCAGCTGAAGCCCAGTTGACAGCCATCCAGTCTGAAGGGGAGCTGTGTGACAGCTGCAGCAGCCTCGGCAGACCCTCTTCCTCCTGCCAGCTTTATCACCAA gtCCCCCAGGGTCCTCAAGCTGGGACCTATGGATCGCCACAGAGCCGAAAATGTCCCCACTGCAACCATTACGGTCCAATTAAACCAAAGACATGCAGCGACTGTCATTCAAACACAATCAGTCCTCATGCGAAAGGATGTGCAGCAGTGAAAGGGGGACACACTCGTAGTTCTGCCCATCAGACGTCTCACCATGATGACGTGAGATGTCATTGGCTGCGTGGGTCAAATGAAAGCCGAACACAGAAACCCACGCAGCGACATGTGGTGACAGTAAG TTATTCCCAGGTGATAGTGGACTACCCGTTAGCAGTGTTGGTGTGTTGTGCCGTGCTGTTGCTGGGATGCTCGCTGGCCGGACTCTTCATTGGTCCACTGCCAGACTTCTCTGACCCGCTGCTA GGCTTTGAGCCACGGGGAACATACATCGGAGATCGCCAGTCAAGCTTGTCTGTGCTGCAGGAGAACACTGGTCCGGGGAGAAAGCTGTCTCCTTTACCACAGCAGCTCAGTAAAAG TTTTGGGGGGGCTGTCAGTGGAGACGGCATTGGCAGCCAGGACACCTCCAAGCTTCGCATCAAGAGGATGCTGGCTAGAGACTCATCTCCAGACACGTTCCTCTGTGATGCTCCAG GCGAGCGTTCGGCTCAGCTTGTGTTTCGATCAGAAAACTCAGCCAGTCTGTGGAGTCTGAAGGCCGTCCACGCCATGTGTGAGATGGAGCAATCACGG ATTCGCTCCCAGGCTCAGTTCCAGGACTTGTGCCAGCAGCATGTGAGGGGAGAGGCAGAGGGAACGTCTAGAAGCGGCTGTTGTCCGAGCTGGTCTCTGGGGAATTACTTGGCAGTGCTCACTAACGCCTCCTGCTGCCTCAGCCTCACCTCGCACCAG GTGTCTGAGTCCCTGAAACTTCTCCGGAAATGTGCCCCGTATTATCACGAAGGACATCTGGTGGAAGCGTGCGTCAAGAAACCCAAACATGGCGGCTGCTCCTCTGTGCCGTCCCGCTGTAAACAATCCCCTGTGGTGTTCCAAATCCTGCACTTTTTGGTTGATAAAGACTTTCTCGGCCCGCAGACTGTCCAGTACCAAATCCCTACGCTGAAGTACAGCCTTCTGTTCTTACCCGTCGACAAAGGAGAACACATGATGGAGATGTACATGAACAGTCTTGAGGGCAGGGATCTGACGTTCAACAACACCACTATCACTGGCATGGACTTTGGCATCAAGCAGAAGCTTTTCAAGTATTACCTGGCAAGAGATTCAATCTACCCCGTGCTAGCTGTTGTGTCTCTTCTTTTCACTATGGCTCTTTATCTCCACTCTCTCTTTATAGTAGCGTTATCTGTAATAGCAATCACAGGCTCCCTCCTGACCTCCTATTTCATCTATAAAGTAGCATTTCACCTGACATTCTTTCCCCTGGTTAACCTCTCTGCAGCTCTTATTCTCTTGGGAAGCTGCTCCAATCAGGTTTTCATCTTTGCTGATTTCTGGAATCTGCAGCTATCCCAGAACCCCTCCGCATCCCTGGAGAAGAGAGTAAACAGAGCTTTGCAGGAAGTCGGCTATTTGATTTTAGCGTCGGGGTTGACCTCCAGCGCAGCATTTTTCTCTGGTTATTTCAGCAGCATCACAGCAATCAGATGTTTCTCTGTTTATCTGGGAACTGCCTCGTTTATAAGCTCAATCTTGGCGTTGGTTTGGCTGCCGTGCTCTTTCATTCTGCGCGAGCGCTACACAGAAGCGTCCTGTGCATCCAAAGCAGTGCAGGGATGGAAACCGTGCTGCTCCAAAAATGCCGGAGGGTTCTGGGATACGAGCTCACGCAAGAGATGCCTCTTTACTCTCGGGCAAAAGCTGAGAGAATTAAAAAGAGGCCTCAGCGACACTTCCAATTTGTTATTTCTGAAAATCCTGCCTTGTGGAGTGGTGAAGTTCAGGTACATCTGGGTGTGCTGGTTTGCAGTGCTGGCTGGTGGGGGCATATACATGTCCTGCATTGACCCGGGCATGAAGCTGCCCACCTTAGACAGCAGGATCGCCCAGCTTTTCCGCTCCAGTCACCCGTTTGAAAGATACGACGCAGAGTATTGTCACATGTTTATgtttgagagacagagaaatggagaagaTAAACCGGTTACGATGAGGCTCGTTTGGGGTGTCAAACCAATTGATAATGGGGATCACTTTAACCCGAAGAGCAATGGCTCTTTGGTTCTTGACCCAGGCTTTAACATGAGCCAGCCAGATGCTCAGGTTTGGTTGAGGGACTTATGTGGACGGGTTCAGAACCAAAGTTTTTATTCCCCTCCTTCACCTGAGGATAAAGaggatatgacagaaaatatctGTCTAGTGGAGCAGCTGATACAGTGGGTCTCTGTCAGACGGTGCTCAGAGATTGATGACTCCCTCCATTTTTGTTGCAATGACATCCCTTTCCCCTATACACCCAGCATTTTTGAGAACTGCCTCAGTATGATGCTGGTGGAGAGGTATGCTGAGGGCCATCTGGCCCACAGCGGAGGCCTGTACTTCCAGCCAGATGGCAGGGTCGCTGCCCTCGTGTTGGCGTTCAAAACCACATACCTCCACAGCTTCAACTACAGCAGAGCCAATCTTTTCTACAGAGAAATACTTACATGGTTTAACAGAGAAATATCAGGAGCTCCACAAGGTCTGGAGAATGGCTGGTTCGTCAGTCATCTGTCTCTTTTTGATCTACAACAGGCTTTAAGTTCCGAGACTCTAGTAGTTGCAGGCTTCTCGGTAGCTCATACGTTTGCTTTACTTCTTTTAACCACCTGGAATATTCCACTGAGCATTTATGGGACTGTAGCTGTAGGAggaagtgtttttgtcactattgGCCTCCTTGTTCTTCTTGAATGGCAGCTTAGTGGAATCGAGGCCCTGTTTATATCATCAGCTGCAGGGCTGTCTGTTGACTTTATTGCCAACTACTGCATTTCTTACAGCTTGGCTCCTCATTCCGACAAAATTGGGAAAGTAGCACACTCCACTAAAAGGATGGGATGTCCTGTAGCAATAGTTTCTGGTGCCTTTTTCTCCATGGGGATCATCATGTTGCCTGCCACAGTCTTGCTGTTCAGAAAACTGGggattttcctctttttggtTAAATGTGTAGCGTGTGGATTTGCAACCTTCTTTTTCCAGTCTCTATGCTGCTTTTTTGGACCCCAGAAAAACTGCGGAAAGATCACGCTCCCATGTGTTTCAGATCACAATGATGGCGTGCTGCCTTCTAGCTCGGCAGCAGAGCCCGATTCCTCGGCTGCTAACGGTGCATTTAGCCGATCTAGAGTGAGGAGGAGTTATGACAAAGAAGCAGGTGGCTATCTCTACCCGGACCAACAACgtcagcagagacagaaaccGACTGGAGCTGGGGGAGGTGGTGTTCGAGGGCCGGAGCAGTATGAGCTGCAGCCATTGGCCTATCGACTGAGCGACAGCTTTGAAAACAGCACCTGCACCAGTAAGCTGTCCAACCGGCCGTCTGTGCTCTCTGATGAGATCGAGTACAGCAGGAAAGACATGAGCAGAAGTATTATGGATGGGGACAGTGCGGAGATGTGCATTCATCAACATACGACCTGCCAACCACCTCCAGCTCTCCAGACTTCGTCTCCATACAAAGAAAACACCCTGCGGCCGGTAGGCGTGTCACAAGAGAACATAGCAAAGGACAAGCTGCTGTGTAAAACATGCAGAGGTCAGTCTGGAGGGGTGAAGCACTGGAGCAATACATCCTTTTCCTCATCTTCCAGCATGGAGGACACCATCATAAGCCACACACTGGAGACCATTGACCAGCCATCTCTCTGCAAAGCAGACCAAACCACAGAGGAGAGCCTCCATCACCACCATCACTCCAACACAGGGCACCTCTCCTCCCAGTCTCAGAGCTTCAGCGAGGGTCCGGAGGGCTCCAGTGAAACATGTTTGAGTGACATTGAACAAGGACCGTCTAATACGCAGCAAAATGGAGAAGGGCTTCAGTTACAACCAGGACATCTGAACGGGAAGAGAGACACACTTCGTCTTTCACTGAAAGAAAGCGTTTATGAGACTACTAACAAGGGCCGCACCAGTCAGAGTGAAGAAGTTGTCATCTTACCCAACAGCAAGCCAGACCTGCCAGACGTTTGGATAAAGAGAGATGGACAACGGGAGGATACATGTTGA